ACTCCCAGAGGTACTTCTTGGCGGTCACGTCCACGACGACGGCGTCGCCGTTGGTCTCGATGTTGTTGCCGTCCTGCGTGTTCGTCACGTAGTCGTTCGCCATCACGCCGTAGGAGGCGTAGCCGACGACGAGCAGGACCAGTGCGGTGGCGATGGTCCACGAGATTTCGAGCCGTCGGTTCTCTTTGGTCGGTTGTGGGTCGTCGTTCTTACGGTACTTCCACACGGTGTAGATGAGGATACCTTCTACGAGTACCGTGATGGGAATCGCCATGTAGAGCAACTGGGTGTTGAGCGACCGAATGAGCTGTTCGGTCGTGGAGTCGTACCCCTGAGCAAGCGCCGGGTCCGCGAAGACCGCGAGCAGGGCGACACCCAGCAGCGTTGTCAACGCTGTCCGCTTGGAATCCATAACTAGTTGCGGATTAGGACGATTGGCATAAAAACTTGCTGACTTTGGTGTTTGGCTGCAGTATTTCGCCTGCTCCGCTCGACAGCGTTTCCGCTCGCCTTCCTTCGTATTTTCCACTTGCCACTGGCCGTATTCTTCGCTCGCGCCGCCCAACCTGACCACTCGCGGGTCGTCTCCGGCCAGTGGCGGGTCCGCAACCCAACACTGGCGGGTCCGCAACCCGGTCACGCACCGAGTCTGAGTCGGTTGTTCTAAATACGCCGAGACGGAAAGACAACGTAGTTGATTCGCGTGACCGGACAGACGATCTCTCGGCGGTTCTCTACGCTCCTCGCGGCCACGGCAGTCGGCGTCTATCTGCTGGTAGTCGTCGGTGCGACGACCGCACTGACCGACGCCGTCGCGGCCTGCTCGACGTGGCCAGCCTGTAACGGCCAGTGGCTCCCCCAACTCGGCGAGCCGAAACTCGCCATCGCGTGGGGCCACCGCGTCGCCGCGATGGCCGTAGGCGTCCTCCTCCTCGCGACGCTGGTCGTCGGCTGGCGAGACGCCGACCGTCGCCGCGTCCGACTCTCACTGGGTCTCGCGGCCGCGCTCTACCCCGTGCAAATCGGCCTCGGCGCGTTCGCGGCGACCACCGGCGGCGTGGCGACCCTCTCGGCGATTCACCTGCTGGTCGGGATGGCAATCTTCTCCGGCGTCGTCCTCGCGCTCGCGTGGACGCTAGAACCTGAGACGCCCGACGACCCGACCGGCTTCGCGGAGCCAGAACCGCTCTCCGAAGACGGCCCCGCACCGACCTTCGACGAACCGACGACGGCACTCGACCGCGTAAAACGGACTGCGAACGCCTACTTCCGACTGATGAAGCCGCGACTGATGTGGCTCCTCTGTCTCGTCGCGTCGGCGGGGATGGCGCTCGCTGCCGGACCTGCACTCCGCGTCGAGACTGTCGTCGCCACGCTCGCGGGCGGCGTCCTCTCCATCGGTGCCTCCGGCACTTTCAACCACGTCCTCGAACGCGACGTGGACGAGAAGATGTCCCGGACGAACGACCGGCCGACAGTGACCCATCAGGTGCCGGTGCGAAACGCGCTCGTCTTCGGGTTCGCGCTCGCCGCGCTCTCGGTCGGCGTGTTCCTCACCGTGAACGTGTTGGCGGCGATTCTGGGCTTGTTCGCCATCTTCTTCTACAGCGTCGTCTACACGCTGATGTTGAAGCCCAACACGGTCCAGAACACGGTCATCGGTGGCTTCGCTGGCGCGCTCCCGGCACTCATTGGTTGGGCGGCCGTGACCGGCGACGTCGGCGTCCCGGCGCTCGTTCTCTCTGGAGTCATCTTCATGTGGACGCCCGCGCACTTCTACAACCTCGCGCTGGCGTACAAGGACGACTACGCGCGAGGCGGCTTCCCGATGATGCCAGTCGTCCGCGGAGAGGCAGTCACCCGGAAACACATCCTGCTGTGGCTCGGCGCGACGTTGCTCTCGGCGAGTCTGCTCTCGACGGTGACGACGCTCGGGTGGCTCTTCGCCGCGACGAGCGTCGTCTTCGGCACCGTCTTCCTCTGGGCGGTCGTTCGACTGCACCGCGAGCGAACCGAGCGGGCGGCGTTCCGGTCGTTCCACGCGTCGAACGCGTACCTCGGCGCGCTACTGCTCGCGGTCGTCGCCGACGCGCTCGTCGTCTGAGTGGGAGACCGAGACCATGAGTTCGACCTTCACCCTCGACATCGACCGACTTCGACCCGACCGCGACACCGTGCTGTGGGCGGGACTACTGTTCAACACCGAACTGATTCTGACCATCGCGTACCTCCTGCTGTCGGACGCCAGCGTCCAAGAGTTCCGCTACCTCGTCTATCCGTTCGTCTGGCTGAACGTCGGTATCTGGGCAATCGTCAAGACGAAGCCCGTGGCAAACAGCGAGCGAGATAGATACGTCGGAGTTGCGGTCGCCACTGGCTACTTCCTCGTGCTGGCGTACTTCGGCGGGCTACTCGGACCGGGCGTCCCACACCCCGAACACGCGCTCGGGTGGCGAATCGCGTGGCTCCCGCCCGGGTGGGGGCCTGCAGTGTTGTACACCGGCGGCGTCGCCAAACTCGCGTTGATGCCGTACAAAGTCGTCGGATACGTGGCACTCGCGTATCTCGTCTACGCGACGGTCCTCGACGCCGCCGGGTCCGCAATCTCCGGAATCTTGGGCCTGCTCTCCTGCGTGAGTTGCACGTGGCCCATCGTCGCCACGCTGGTGACCGGCGTCGCCGGAAGTGGTACCGCCGTCGCAGTCGCGGCGACTGAGTGGTCCTACACGCTCGGAACCGTCGTCTTCGTCGTGACCGTCGGGTTGCTCTACTGGCGGCCGACGATAGGTGGCAGGTAGCGAATTCGACAGGCGGCGACGACTTCTGATTCACCTGAGCGAGGGATTATTACGCGTGATAACGCGAGATAACTATAACTGGGTTTGCGTCAGACGTTCGTCCGACAGCGCATGGCGACCCCCACCGAAGACGACCGGGAACGTGCGGCGTTGTTGGCCGAGCGGGCCGACCACTGGTCAGTGACGACCGAACGACTGGCGGGAAGTGGTGACGCCGTCTCGGAGTTACAGACGGCTATCGTCTCCCACCTTCTCGACGGGGAGTCGCCGAAGTACTGCTTCGACTGCCACGAGCGCGGCGTCGGGATGGGAGACCCGGACGACACCGTCGTCCCCGAACGCGGCGGCGTCTTTCTGTTCACCGACGAGCGAGTGTATCTGCACCTCGGCGTCGGCGAGGACGACAAGTCGTTGAACCTCGACTACGAGTCGATTCAGGCCGCGGAGGTTCACGTCGGCGTGCGCCGCCACCGCATCGAACTCGAACTCGCGGAGACGAGCTATCACCTCTGGATTCCGACGGCGTTCGACGAGGACGACCTGAACGGCGCAGTCGGCTACGCGCGATTTCAGCACAAGCGGGCGACCCCAGACAGCGGCGACGGCGAGCTAAGAGACTCCGGGCCGAAGAGCGTCAAGGAACGACTGGAACGCCTCGGCGAAGCGCACTCGCGGGGACTGGTTGACACCGAGGAGTTCGAGCGTCGCCGCGGCACGTTGCTGGAAGAACAGCGCAAACAGCAGTCGAGTGAGTAGTCCACTCTCCGCGAACCGAACTCCTTACCTGCGAACCGCCGTTACCTCCGGCTATGACCGACGTACTTGTCGCCGACGGACTCCGCAAGGAGTACGGCGACACCACCGCGCTCGACGGCGTCTCCCTCTCGGTCGCCGAGGGCGAGGTGTTCGCGCTCATCGGACCGAACGGCGCGGGCAAGACGACGCTCGTCCGGGCGCTCACGGGAACGACGACGCCCGACGCGGGTTCAGTCTCGTTGCTCGGAAGCGACCCGACTGACGCCGACCGCGAGGGGCTCGGCTTACTCCCCCAGTCGTTCGACCCACCCGAACGACTGACCGCGCGCGAACTGCTCGACTACTACGCGGGCCTCTACGACGACTCGCGCGACGTCGAAACGGTCCTCGCGGAGGTCGGCATGGACGATGCTGGGACGACGTGGTACGAGAACCTCTCGGGTGGCCAACGACGCCGGACCTGCGTCGGGACGGCGCTCGTCAACGACCCGGACGTGCTGTTTCTGGACGAACCGACCACTGGAATCGACCCCGCGGGTCGTCGGGCGCTCTGGTCGCTCATCGAAGACCTCGCCGACCGCGGGACGACCGTCTTCCTCACCACGCACTACATGGAAGAAGCCGAACACCTCGCGGACCGCGTGGGACTCCTCGCGGAGGGGAGCGTCGTCGAAGTCGGCCCACCAGCAGACCTCGTGGCCGAGTACGGTGGCCAGAGCAGACTCGTGGTCGCTCCAGAAAACGCCGAATCGGGCGCAGACGCACTCGAAGCGAGCAACTTCGGCGTACGGACGACCGGCGAGGGACTAGTCGTCGAAGGCGTCGCTCCCGAGGACATCGGCGACGTGGTCGCCGCGCTGAACGACCGCGGCGTCGAGTACGAGGCACTGACGTGGAAACAACCCGACTTGGAGAGCGTCTTCCTCGAATTGACGGGGCAGTCGGTGGCCGATGGGACGCTCTCGACTGCGGGCGTCGGTGCGAGCGAGCGCGAGGAAGTCGCGCTCGCCGGAGGTGAGCAATGACCGCGACCAGCAGGGTTAGTGCCGAGGCAACTGCCGCGTGGCACTCGTTCGTCAGGCGACGGACGGCGGTGTTCTTCACGTTCTTCTTCCCGGTCATCCTCATCCTCATCTTCGCCGTGCTGGTGCAGACGAACCCCGGCGGCGGTGGCGGGGGCGGCCTCTTCACCGAACCCGCGGGCTACTACCTACCGGGCTATCTCGCGGTAGTCGTGCTGTTCACGCCGCTCTCGCGGGTCGGTTCGACCGTCGCGCGCCACCGCGAAGGGAACCGATTCGAGAAGTTGGCGACGACGCCCCTCTCTCGCGCGGAGTGGCTGTTGGCTCACACGCTCGTCAACGTGGTCATCATCGGCATCGCCAGTCTCATCATCCTCGGCCTGATGGCGCTCGTGACCGGTACGGCGAACCTCGCACTCGGCCCGGCGAACCTCGCAATCGTCGCGGTGTTCGTCGCCTTCGCCGTCGCGCTGTTCTGTGGTCTCGGGGCGATGCTGGGGAGTCTGGCGGACTCGCAAGACGGCGTGATTGCGGCCAGTAATGCCATCGCGCTCCCGTTGCTCTTCCTGTCGAACACGTTCGTCACGCCGGAGTTGCTTCCCGCGTGGTTCCGACCGGCGATGAGCCTCTCGCCGCTGACCTACTTCGCACGGGGCGTTCGGGACGTGACGTACCCGCAGATGGAAATCATGCGAGTCGGCGGCTCTTCGCTCGTCGGCTGGCAGTTCAATCTCGCGATACTCGCAGTGCTGACGGTCGTCTTCTTCGCCGTCGGTGCTGCGCTGATTCCGCAGACCGACTGAGTCGAGTCGAAGTGGGCGAACTCGTCCAGACTGACCGAACTGCTATCCTCAAGTCCGACCGAATTGCTATCTAGTTGTGGGACGTCTCTTCGACTGATGTTCTTCGACCCGTTCGAGGAAGAACACGGTGGAGAGCGGGACCCGCAGTTGCAACAGTCGATACAGAGCATCTCGACCGAGACGCTTCAGCAGTTCATCCTCCTCGCAGTTCTCGTGCAGGTTGGACTGTTCGCTATCAGTATTGGCCTGCTTCTCGTTGGATTCCGCGGCGAGTTGGTTCTCGGCGGTGCGTTGGCCTGCGTCGGGGTTGTGGCGCTCGTCGTCGCCGTCGTCGTGTATCGGCGTCGGGGCGACTGAAGGGAAGAAGGATTCACTCGTTTGTCTCGGAGACTCGCGTCCGAACGCTCTCGTAGCCGCTCGCCGATTCGTCGCGGACCGCGTTCACGTCTCGATTCGCGGAGACGCCTTTCAGTCGAAGCGCTTCCACGGCGTCGTTCACGTCCGTCTCGGTCGGAAAGGTGAGTTCGTACGTCGCTTGCTCTCCGTCTTCGACGTGGGTAATACGTAGGGTCGTGCTGTCTCGTTGGAGGTCCTCGATGCTGTCGAGTGGGAGGGTCTTCGACCGGGAGAGTTGCCACGCGACGACGAGTCCGAGAACGCCGACTGCCGCGAGCGAAAGCCACTGTAGCATCGACGGTTGCTCGGGACCCAGCAACGCCTGAACTGCGGGGACGAGACGCACGAAGAGGCTCGCTATCCCGTACATCGACAGGAGAAAGAGGGCTCTGTGTTTCCACTCCGCCCTCGTCCACTTCTCGCGGAGTCCGCCACGGAACATGCTCGGGAGTGAGTACTCGACGTGGAGTTTCCCGTCCGTGACGTGCGCTCGCCCGCGGGAAGTGGGGTACGCCCACGAATCGTCCATCGGTCGTGGGTCTCGCTCTACCGAGTTAGTTCATGCGGACTACACAAGAGGGACGGAGGACACGAACATGGGCACGTACTTCTCGGCCCCGTAGACGTGGTTGAGCATCACGTAGGTAACGATGCCGAGCGCGAGGCTGAGACTCCACGCCCCTGCGGCCCAGCGACCGACTTTCGCGTGTGCCGTCTCTCTCAGTTCGGCAGGCGAGTGGGTCAGTCCGAGGACGACGGCGTAGATGACCACTGGCACCGCGACGACCGACAGCAGGATGTGTATCGCCAGCATCACGAGGTAGGCGTAGTACGGCAAGCCGGTCGCGGCAATGTGTTTCTCGCCGCCGCCCCCGACCTTGGTGAGGTAGAACGCGAGGAAGACGAGGATGAGCGAGAACGCTGTAAGCATCGCGGCGCGGTGTTTGCGGATCTCGCCCGCTCGAATCCAGCGCCACCCCATCAAGAGCGAAGCGAGTGCGACCGTGTTGACGACCGCGATGGCGTGGCTCAGCAGGTCTACGGTCGGGCGTTCGAGTTCCGGGTAGATGGGCAACAGTCCGGCGAACGTCCCGAGGACGAGGACGTAGCCCAGAATCGAGAGGACGACCGTGGCGGCCCGTGGGTTTTCCTTGACCCGCCGCTTGGCAGTCGTGGTGGACATGATTCGAGTTTAGAACCTTCAACTCAAGTGTGTTGCTGTCTGGCTCCTCCGTCTTCAGAGATAAATTGTATCCGTGGACGTTGGTTCTGGTTCTGATGATTTTGCTCTTGATTTCGAGAAGCTAGCTACTCCCGATACCGATGAGAGACCGCACAGCACCGAAACGACCACACGCCTCCCCAACCGACTGCGTTTCTCGATTTCGAACGACGCGAAGCGTCTCGCCAGCCTCGTCCCTCGCACGGTTTCGACGTGGCTCAAACCACCGGAGGACAAACCGTGTCCTCCGTAGTCACACTCGCTTCGTCTTCGCGCGGTGGTGCCGCGCGAACGGTCCGAGGGACGGAGTCCCTCGCTACTCGCGTGACCACGAGCCACGTCAGCGCGCGCTGTGTGTTCGTGAAAATCCCGAATTCAGGCCAATTGGATTCTCTACGTGGCGTCAAAGAAGACGAAAAACCGAAACCGCTAATTCAACCGCGTTATTCGTCGTCTGTGTCCTGACCGCCGTCAGTAGCGACCTCTTCGCCGCCGTCGGTGGCGATGGCCGTCTCGCGCTTGCGCTCGAACCACGCCCACTCTTTCGAGCGGAGGCCGTCTTCTTCGAGGTTCCACGGGTCCGCAGATTCGACGTGCGGTCCTTCGAGCCACGAGACGACGATGTTCCAGACGAAGATGAGCTGTCCGAAGCCCATCACGAACGCGCCGACCGTCGCGATGAGGTGGAGGTCGGTGAACTGCGGCAGGTACGTCGCGTAGCGGCGCGGCATGCCGCCGTAGCCGAGGAACAGCATCGAGAAGAACGTCACGTTCGTCCCGATCATCGTCAGCCAGAAGTGCCACTGTGCGAGGCCCTTCTGGTACATCCGACCGGTGTACATCGGGAACCAGTAGTAGATGCCAGCGAAGCCAGCGACCGCGATGGCACCCATGACGATGTAGTGGAAGTGACCCACGACGTAGTAGGTGTCGTGCAGTACGAGGTCCACCGGCACCGCCGCCAGGAAGACGCCCGTGACACCGCCGATGATGAAGTTCGAGACGAACCCGATGCAGAACAGCATCGGTGCGGTCATCCGGAGCCGCCCGTTCCACATCGTCGTAATCCAGTTG
The sequence above is a segment of the Halorussus halophilus genome. Coding sequences within it:
- a CDS encoding heme o synthase, encoding MTGQTISRRFSTLLAATAVGVYLLVVVGATTALTDAVAACSTWPACNGQWLPQLGEPKLAIAWGHRVAAMAVGVLLLATLVVGWRDADRRRVRLSLGLAAALYPVQIGLGAFAATTGGVATLSAIHLLVGMAIFSGVVLALAWTLEPETPDDPTGFAEPEPLSEDGPAPTFDEPTTALDRVKRTANAYFRLMKPRLMWLLCLVASAGMALAAGPALRVETVVATLAGGVLSIGASGTFNHVLERDVDEKMSRTNDRPTVTHQVPVRNALVFGFALAALSVGVFLTVNVLAAILGLFAIFFYSVVYTLMLKPNTVQNTVIGGFAGALPALIGWAAVTGDVGVPALVLSGVIFMWTPAHFYNLALAYKDDYARGGFPMMPVVRGEAVTRKHILLWLGATLLSASLLSTVTTLGWLFAATSVVFGTVFLWAVVRLHRERTERAAFRSFHASNAYLGALLLAVVADALVV
- a CDS encoding DUF7546 family protein — translated: MSSTFTLDIDRLRPDRDTVLWAGLLFNTELILTIAYLLLSDASVQEFRYLVYPFVWLNVGIWAIVKTKPVANSERDRYVGVAVATGYFLVLAYFGGLLGPGVPHPEHALGWRIAWLPPGWGPAVLYTGGVAKLALMPYKVVGYVALAYLVYATVLDAAGSAISGILGLLSCVSCTWPIVATLVTGVAGSGTAVAVAATEWSYTLGTVVFVVTVGLLYWRPTIGGR
- a CDS encoding ABC transporter permease, yielding MTATSRVSAEATAAWHSFVRRRTAVFFTFFFPVILILIFAVLVQTNPGGGGGGGLFTEPAGYYLPGYLAVVVLFTPLSRVGSTVARHREGNRFEKLATTPLSRAEWLLAHTLVNVVIIGIASLIILGLMALVTGTANLALGPANLAIVAVFVAFAVALFCGLGAMLGSLADSQDGVIAASNAIALPLLFLSNTFVTPELLPAWFRPAMSLSPLTYFARGVRDVTYPQMEIMRVGGSSLVGWQFNLAILAVLTVVFFAVGAALIPQTD
- a CDS encoding ABC transporter ATP-binding protein, coding for MTDVLVADGLRKEYGDTTALDGVSLSVAEGEVFALIGPNGAGKTTLVRALTGTTTPDAGSVSLLGSDPTDADREGLGLLPQSFDPPERLTARELLDYYAGLYDDSRDVETVLAEVGMDDAGTTWYENLSGGQRRRTCVGTALVNDPDVLFLDEPTTGIDPAGRRALWSLIEDLADRGTTVFLTTHYMEEAEHLADRVGLLAEGSVVEVGPPADLVAEYGGQSRLVVAPENAESGADALEASNFGVRTTGEGLVVEGVAPEDIGDVVAALNDRGVEYEALTWKQPDLESVFLELTGQSVADGTLSTAGVGASEREEVALAGGEQ
- a CDS encoding DUF420 domain-containing protein, coding for MSTTTAKRRVKENPRAATVVLSILGYVLVLGTFAGLLPIYPELERPTVDLLSHAIAVVNTVALASLLMGWRWIRAGEIRKHRAAMLTAFSLILVFLAFYLTKVGGGGEKHIAATGLPYYAYLVMLAIHILLSVVAVPVVIYAVVLGLTHSPAELRETAHAKVGRWAAGAWSLSLALGIVTYVMLNHVYGAEKYVPMFVSSVPLV
- a CDS encoding DUF7322 domain-containing protein, whose amino-acid sequence is MFFDPFEEEHGGERDPQLQQSIQSISTETLQQFILLAVLVQVGLFAISIGLLLVGFRGELVLGGALACVGVVALVVAVVVYRRRGD
- the coxB gene encoding cytochrome c oxidase subunit II, which codes for MDSKRTALTTLLGVALLAVFADPALAQGYDSTTEQLIRSLNTQLLYMAIPITVLVEGILIYTVWKYRKNDDPQPTKENRRLEISWTIATALVLLVVGYASYGVMANDYVTNTQDGNNIETNGDAVVVDVTAKKYLWEFDYPEQNVSTTGTLVLPKGQNVYLNITSTDWLHAFHVPELGLKQDAVPGQSHVIKTKITSTGTYQLYCAEYCGVGHSKMLGEVEVKSQQGYQNWLQQQSSSSGGSSNNNSSSNSSSLSSSGLAH